In Pirellulales bacterium, the DNA window AAATAGAATGGCTGATGGCTTGCGATTCCTCTCCTTCCCCCAATACCGTGTGGCCGATGACCGATTGCCAGGTGCCGATGGTCGATCTGCGTGCCCAGCATGATGAGCTGGCGCCACGGATCGAGGCCGCCATGCGCCGCGTCATTGCCAGCGGAAACTTCATTCTCGGCGAAGAGGTCGAAGCCTTTGAACGCGAGTTCGCGAGCTTCTGCGGCGCGCGATTCGCCATCGGCGTCAGCTCGGGCTTGGCCGCGCTCGAACTCGCGCTGGAAGCGGTCGGCGTCGGGCCGGGCGACGAGGTTATCACGGTGGCCAACACCTTTGTCGCCACCGCGCTGGCCATTCATCATCGCGGCGCCACGCCAGTGCTGGTGGATGTCGACGAGCAGACCGCGCTAGTCGATCCGGCGCATCTGCTCGCGGCGATCACCGGGCGCACCAAGGCCATTCTGCCGGTGCATCTGTACGGACAAATGGCCGACATGGAGGCGATTGGCGCCATCGCCCGCGCGCACGACTTGGCAGTGGTCGAAGACGCCTGCCAGGCGCACGGCGCCGCCTATCGCTCGGCGCGCGCGGGAACGCTAGGCGACGCCGGCTGCTTTAGCTTCTACCCCACCAAGAATCTCGGCGCGCTGGGCGATGGCGGGCTAATCACCACCAGTTCGCCCGAGCTAGCCGAGCGGCTGCGGACCAGCCGCAACTACGGCCATAAGATCAAATACGTGAGCGAGATGGCTGGCCGCAACGAGCGGCTCGATCCGCTGCAGGCCGCCGTGCTGCGCGTGAAGCTGCAGCGCCTCGACGACTGGAACCACGCCCGCCGTCGCGCCGCCGCGCTGTACGACGAGTTGCTGCAATCGGCGCCGGTCGGCCGACCGGTGGCGCTGCCCGACCGCCAGCATGCGTGGCATTTGTATGTGATCCGCGCTGAGCGCCGCGATGAGTTGGCGGCACATTTGGCCGAGCACGGCATTGTGACCGGCGTCCACTATCCCGTCCCGGTGCATCGTCAGCCGGCACTGGCCAGCTATCCCTTGGCGCGCCAATCATTCCCCGTGACCGAGCGGCTGGCGGGCGAGTCTCTTTCGCTGCCGATGCATCCGCATCTGACCGACGCGCAGATTCGGCGGGTTTGCGCGTCGATTGAGCAGTTCTACAGCCAGCGACCGCAGCGCCAGCGCGCCAGTCTGGCCGAGGTCAGGTCGTAACGCCCGGCGCCGCGCGCTCCGCGGCGCGCTGCGCGAGCAATTCTTCGATCGCCGCCATGACTTGCTCTATGGTGATGACCCGTGTGCAAACAGGATCGCGACAGGGGGAGCGGCGGTGGTTGAAGGCGTTCAGGCACGGACTGCACGCCAACCCGGCCCAGAGCGCGCGGCTGCGCGGTGAAAGCGGCGCATAAAGCTGCGGCGTCTCTGGTCCAAAAATCGTGACAATCGCGATCTCGGTGAAGGCCGCCATATGCGCCGGCCCCGAGTCGCTGGTGACCAATAGGTCGGCCAGGGTGAACAGCGTGGCCAGGTCGCGGATCGTGGTGTCTCCGGCGAGCGACGTGGCCCGCTGCGGCGAAATCTCACGGGCTAGCGCCGCCGAAACCTCGCGCTCGCGCGGCAGACCGACTAGCGTCAGTCGGGCGTCTGGGTCGTCAGCCAACAGTCTCTGTCCCAGTTCCAAAAACCTTTCGCGCGGCCATCGCCGCAGCGGCAACAGATCGAGCAGGTTGGGGTTGAGCACAAACAGCGGCATGCCGGCGCGCCAGCCGAACCGCTCGCTCAATAGCGTGGTCATTGAATTGATTTCCGCGTCGGTCGGCGCAAAGCGCGGCAATTGGTAACTGGCCAAGTCGACGCGCTCCTTCAAAATCACGTCGGCCGTGGCGGGGGCGTCGAGCGCTGCGACCAGACTCAAGAATTGCGCGCTGGCGTGCTGGTAGTAGTTCACGGCCACGCGATGCGTGAACAGGTCGCCGCGGTACAACCCTTCGATCGTATAGCGGTGCAGTCCCGCGCGCGTCCGCGCGCCGGACAGGTAGGCCAATAGCGCCGACACGCGCGAAAACCCTTCCAGGTCGACGATGCAATCCACTCCCTCGCGGCGGCAGCGGCGCATGAAGCGCCAGACATCGGCCGCGAACGTGAACAGATTCTGATCGCGAATCGAAATCAAATTCTCCGGCGGAAAAAAGCCCGCCAGATCGTGCATTTCGCGATTCGTCTCAAGCATCAGGCAGAAGACGTTTGCCCGACCGACGCGAACGGCAGCCGACTCAAAGGCCGGCATCGCCAGCGCAATGGCGCCCATCTCCGAGAGCTTGATGAACAAGATCTTGCGCGGCGCGGCGTCGGCGCGGCCTGCGCCCAACCAGTCGGCCACGCGCCGCCAGCGCGTGAGGCACCAGCATAAGACGATGCCGATCCAATAGTCCAGCGCGCGGCTCTGCTGTTCGTTCATCGCAGGCGCCTTTGGTCGGGCCACGGTGCGCTGGTTGCGTCGATCATGGGACGGGGCTGGCGATCTTGTGAATCAGGCTGGTGGTTGAAAAATCGCCCTGCATCGGCGTCAGGCGCACTTCTCCGCCATAGGCCAGCACGATCTCGTGACCGACCACTTCGTGTACCGCATAGGCGGCGCTCTTGGCCAATATTTCGGGGCGTAGCTGCGCCACCAGCGCTGCCACGCTGGTGTCGTCGAAGATCACTACGTGGTCCACGCATTCCAGCGCCGCCAGCATATGGGCTCGGTTCGCCTCATCGAGCACGGGGCGGCCGGGGCCTTTCAACTCGCGTACGCTGCGGTCGCTATTGACACCCACGACCAGGCAATCTCCCAGCGCTCGCGCGTCTTCGAGCGTCACGATATGCCCGGGATGCAAGAGGTCGAAGCAGCCGTTGGTCATCACGATTCTTTGGCCGGCCTGGCGGCGCCGCGCCAAGGCGTCTAGCAGGCGCGGCAACGGCAACACCTTTTGTCGGCTGCCGCGGTAGCCCAGCGATAGTTCGTCGATCAACTCCTGCCGGGCGATCGGCACGGCGCCGAGTCGTTCGACTTCCAATCCGCCGGCGACGTTGGCCAGTTCGATCACGTCCGGATAGTCGAGTCCCGCCGCCAGTCCAAAGCCGATCGTCGCCAGCACCATGTCCCCCGCGCCGGTGATGTCGTACACCTGGCGCGGCCGCACCGGAAACAATCCCTGTCGCCCATCTCGCCCGCGCCAGGCCATGCCATCGCGATCGAGCGTGACGATGGCGTTGTCGACGCCTTGATCCAGCAGAATCTGCGCGGCGGCAAGCGCCGCCTGGGGCGAGTCGATTGTTTGACCCGTGGCCAGCGCCGCTTCGAGCCGATTGGGCGTGATGCACTCGCAGCCGGCGTAACGGCCATAATCGCCGCCGCGCACCGGATCGGCGACGACGCGTTTGCCCAACTGGCGCGCCGCGTCGACCAGACGGGTGACCAGGCTGCCGGCGCAGGCGCCCTTGTTGTAGTCGCTGACCAGCACCAGATCGACATCGTCCAGTCGCTGGCAAGCGCGATCAGCGAGCGCCGCGCTTTGTGCGGCGGTCAGTGGCCGCGCTTCTTCGTAATCGACGCGCATCATCTGCTGAGGATGGCGGCTCTGCGCGCGGCCGAGCAGACGTTCTTTGACCGTGGTGGGGCGATCGTCGACCTCCACGAGTCGGTCGTCTCCGATGTTCAATTCGCGCAACAGCGCGCGAGCGGCCGCGCCATCGGCGTCTGGGGCCAGCACGGCGGCCAACTCCACTTCGGCGCCGAGCGCACAGAGCATGGCGGCCACGCTGCCGGCGCCCCCTAACCGCGCCTCGCGATGATCCACCTTGAGTAGCGGAATCGGCGCCTCGGGGCTGATGCGCTCGACGTCGCCCCACAAATAACGATCGAGGATGACGTCGCCCACCACGAGCAAGCGTGGACGAAGCGGCTGATTCAGTAGCGCGGCGAGTGCGTGCGACATGCGGCCGGGTGATGGGCTATAACCGGGGTGCGACGCATCCATTGTAACTGACGGCCGGCGATCGGCCCCTATTTCAGGCCGGGGGCCGCCTTGAATGTGGCGATCGGCGCGCCGTCGGCCACGTTCCACACCCGCACCTCGCCGTCGTATCCGCCGGTCGCCAGTCGCTTCAATCCGTCGTGGTACGCCAAGGCGTACACCCAATCGGCATGACCGGCGTAATTGCGCGTCTCGGCGCGACTATCCAGCGCGTGCTGCCGCACGGTGTGATCGGCCGAGCAGCTAAAGATTTGTCCCCCCTGGCAGTCGACCGCCAGCACGTCTTGCCCGTAGCCGCCAATGTCCCCCACCAGTTTGGCCTCGGCCACGCTCCACACATGAATCTTCTTGTCGCGCCCAGAGGTGAGCACCTGCGTGCCGTCGGCGTTAAAGTCCACACTGTAGACGATCTCGGCATGGCCCGGGTAAGTGATAATGGCGTCTCCCGTCTTGGCGTCGAACACCTTGGCTGTCTTGTCGCGACTGGCGGAAGCCAGCTTTGAGCCATCGGGACTCCAGGCGATCGCCATGACCCAATCGGCATGATCTTCGATCAGCACCTCTTGCGCGCCGGTGGCCACATCGAACACGCGAATCGAACGGTCGGCGGCGCACGCCGCCAGTTTGGCTCCATCCGGACTGAACGCCACGTCGAGCGCCGAGTCGCTGAGCGACACCAAATGCCGGACCAGCGAGCCATCGGCGGTCGAGAACAACCGCACTTCGCCCAGCGATCCTGGCGTGCCGGCGGCCACGGCCAACAGCGCGCCATCCGAACTATAGGCCAACCCATAGACGCGCTCGGCGATGTTCCCAATCCGCTGCAACAGCGCGCCGTCGTTGGGGTTCCAAACCGTGACTTCGTGATAGCCGGCCGCGGCCAACCGCGCCCCATCGGGAGAAAACGCCAGCGCCGTCACCGGCAAGGCGACGCGATATTCAGGCGGAGCCGCCGGATGCGTCGCCGGCGGAACGATCGACGCCAAAGTGGCTTTGGGATCGTCGGCGTCGTACTTGGCGCCTTCTTCTATCCAGCGCCGCACCAGGGCCACTTGCTCGGGCGAGAGCGGATCGGCCTCCTTCGGCATGCGCTCTTCTGGCTCCTCGCTGGCGATCAATCGCAGCAGTTCGCTTTCGTCGGGCTTGCCCGCCGAGATGACCGGCGAGCCGCTATAGCCATCTTTCAGCACCCGCTCAAAGGTGTGAATCT includes these proteins:
- a CDS encoding DegT/DnrJ/EryC1/StrS family aminotransferase gives rise to the protein MACDSSPSPNTVWPMTDCQVPMVDLRAQHDELAPRIEAAMRRVIASGNFILGEEVEAFEREFASFCGARFAIGVSSGLAALELALEAVGVGPGDEVITVANTFVATALAIHHRGATPVLVDVDEQTALVDPAHLLAAITGRTKAILPVHLYGQMADMEAIGAIARAHDLAVVEDACQAHGAAYRSARAGTLGDAGCFSFYPTKNLGALGDGGLITTSSPELAERLRTSRNYGHKIKYVSEMAGRNERLDPLQAAVLRVKLQRLDDWNHARRRAAALYDELLQSAPVGRPVALPDRQHAWHLYVIRAERRDELAAHLAEHGIVTGVHYPVPVHRQPALASYPLARQSFPVTERLAGESLSLPMHPHLTDAQIRRVCASIEQFYSQRPQRQRASLAEVRS
- a CDS encoding bifunctional heptose 7-phosphate kinase/heptose 1-phosphate adenyltransferase; the encoded protein is MSHALAALLNQPLRPRLLVVGDVILDRYLWGDVERISPEAPIPLLKVDHREARLGGAGSVAAMLCALGAEVELAAVLAPDADGAAARALLRELNIGDDRLVEVDDRPTTVKERLLGRAQSRHPQQMMRVDYEEARPLTAAQSAALADRACQRLDDVDLVLVSDYNKGACAGSLVTRLVDAARQLGKRVVADPVRGGDYGRYAGCECITPNRLEAALATGQTIDSPQAALAAAQILLDQGVDNAIVTLDRDGMAWRGRDGRQGLFPVRPRQVYDITGAGDMVLATIGFGLAAGLDYPDVIELANVAGGLEVERLGAVPIARQELIDELSLGYRGSRQKVLPLPRLLDALARRRQAGQRIVMTNGCFDLLHPGHIVTLEDARALGDCLVVGVNSDRSVRELKGPGRPVLDEANRAHMLAALECVDHVVIFDDTSVAALVAQLRPEILAKSAAYAVHEVVGHEIVLAYGGEVRLTPMQGDFSTTSLIHKIASPVP